CCCGCTGCTGGGGGTCGACTTCCCGGACTGGGGCTGAGGGGTCGACTTCCCGGACAGGCTCTGGGGCCCGGCGTCCAGCCGCAACCGCTTGGCCACCGGCGTCTCATTCGTTCGCTTgcctgggggagcaggggaggggttgagCCCCGGGCCTGGGGGGCTGGACCCCCAGGGGCCCAGGAGGAGCGGGGCTGGGACCCCGTGTCCAGGGGGCCCCGGGGTGGACAGGCCTCTGCCCCAACTCTGGCCTCTGTTCCTGAGACAGGAGGGGAGACTGAGGGCAAAGGTCAAGAGGTCGCGGCGAGGGGTGGGGCGACGGCCCTGCTCACCCTGCTCCAGCTTGGTGGCAGCGGCCCGCAGGGTGGAAGAGGTGCTGCCGCTCTCCGCGCTGGGCGTGCCTGGCCGGCTGTTGCCCCGAGAGCTGCCTCCCGACGGCCTCCGCTCCCTCTTGGGGGGCGTCTTCTTCTTCTGCGGAAATGGGGTTGGGATGTGAGTCTGGAGACAgacgcccgcccgcccgcccctgCCCGGGCCCGGGCCTCACCGCCATGAAGAGGGCCGAGGACGCCTCGCTGTCGATGTCGCTCTCCTCTGAGCTGTCCGACTCGTCGCTGCTGTCTGCGTGGGGCCGGAGGAGTGTCAGCGCCAGGGCGCCCCGCCCCGGCTCCACCCCAGATGAGGGGCTCTGGGAGCCGGGCGCCCGGGCAGCGGGGAGGGGACCCACCTTTCCTGCGCTTCTTCTCCTGAGGCGTGGGcgccttcttctcctcctcctcctccttgtcctcctcgGGCGGCTTCTCCTCCTCACTCTCCTCGCTGCTCTCACTCTGCTCATCTACGCCCTTGGGGCCCTCCtcctgctgggtgaccttgggcttGCCCTCCAGCTCATCCTGGGAGCTGCTGGAAGGCGGAGAACCAGCCGACCGTGAGGGAGCGCGTGGGCCCGGCTGGCGCAGGCCTCACGCCCACCTCACACCCGCCTCCCGCCTGCCTCACCTTGAGCCGTCCGACATGTAGTCCACTTCCTGGCCCTCAAAGTCCCCGTCGTCGCTGTCTTCGAAGGCCTCATCGTCGgaccccttcttcttcttcttcttcctgcctcccttggCCGGCGGTGCCTTCTTCTTGGCCTTGGGAGCTCTGCCACCTAGGGAAGCAGAGCGGGACTCAGGCCGGGCACTCGTCCCGTTTGGGAAACCTGAGGATGTCTGGGCGTCTTGGGGGCCTCACTGAGCACGGAGAGACGCCCAGGACTGGCCTCTTACACGTAAACTGACCGGTCCAAGTCTATACTCCCAACTCGCTTTCTCTGACTCACACTCAGGGCCACCATCTCCGTCCCTGCATCCCCCAGAACCGTGTATCGGACAACTAGAACCCACCCCTGTAGCCCAAGGCCCACCAGCATCATTCAAACGGGCCCATCCAAAGCTGTTCACCCTGCCCTGCGCTGCCCGTCCATGGACACCCCAATAAAGACTGCAGCTGAGACCTTCCCGTCGCTCTTCTCTGCCTCCTACCAACTCCCGTGCTTCCCCAAGGGCCGGTGCAGCGGACTGTGCCCTGTCCTCATTCCCAGGGGACTGTGAGTGACTCAGCTTTCCCTCAGTGGCATCAACCTTCCTGAGTCGTCACTCAGACACCTTGAGGGAGTACGACCCAGGCTGGTCCACACGGCCACCCAGGGGGGTTCCACCAGCCTCACCCTCCTCGCCGCTGGCCTCGCTGTCGTCAGACGACATCTCCAGGTCATCCTCCAGGTCGTGGATGCGCAGCTCACTGGCCTTCTTGCGGCTGCGTTTCTCCTTCTCCTCGTCTTCCTCATCCTGGTCCTGATCCTTGAGCCGCCGTTGCTGCATGATGCTGAAGTGGTTCAGGACTTTGTTTCTCctgtgggcaggggaagggtaCAGTGGGGGCTGACAAGGGGCCTGGCTCCAAAACTGGGCCTCCTCCCTGCGTCTCCACCAGGCACTCCCCAAAGGGGAATGACAGACACGACTTTGGTGACATGAGGGGACTCACACCCATGGCATGGAACACCCTGAAGTCACATGGGAGAGCTGGCCCTGCTTTGATCCCTTGTCTGTCCCATGTCCCTCAAAGATAAGGTTTCATGTGGTGTTGGGAGAGAGCATCTCTCTCCAGCTCAGGTCCTTTCTCAGACAACAGAATCTGGACACAACATATTCATGTCCATCTGTTTTTATGGTAGTTTATGGATGCCTTTGTGTTTATGAGAGGAAATaacttttcatttactttgatgataaaagttttaaaaaatatgactgcATCTAAGGAGAGCTTAGGATTACATCTAACAGCATAAGCAAAGTTCATCAGTGCTGTGAAAAGGAGTAAACCTCCTGCACAAGAATGTGAGTGTAATTAACACTACTGAACAGTGCATTTAAgtatggttaagatggcaaattttatgttttttacaattaaaagcatttaaaaaaaattttttttaacgtttatttatttttgagacagagagagacagagcatgaacaggggaggggcagagagagagggagacacagaatctgaaacaggctccaggctctgagctgtcagcacagagcccgacgcggggctcgaactcacggaccgtgagatcatgacctgagccgaagtcagatgctcaaccgaccgagccacccaggcaccccaaaattaaaagtatttttaattgaaaagaatgatgggggtgcctgggcggctcagtcggctaagcgtccaactttggttcaggtcacgatttcaccattcctgagttcgagccccacgtcgggctctgtgctgtcagcaaagaacccgcttcagatcctctgcccctccctggtttgtGTGCAcatacagtctctctctcaaaaaaataaacattaaaaaataaataaataaaaatttaaaaaattaaaaattaaaaaaggaacaaagcacTGATATGTGCCACAACGTGGATGAACTTGGAGGACATTATGGCgactgaaataagccagaggcaaacggacaaatactgcatgatccgACTCATAGGAGATCCCTAGAGGGGTCGAactcacagagacacaaagtagaatggtgggagccaggggctggggaagagggagaaagagttactatttaatggggacagagtttcagtttgggaagacgagaaagttctggagagggATGGCGGTGATGGTTGAACAATAATGCGAATAGGCTTACTGTCACCGAACTGGACACTTACAAACGGTTAAATGACAAACTACGTAGTGTGGATTTCACCCGTAGTTGGTCCAGCCATAGCCCTCCGGTCTGGGGGGGAAGCCAAGTGGGCCCCGGGGATCTCCCCCGCTCTGCCAATTCCTGCTCCAGGGCCCAGCTCAGCAGCTACTACCTCCCCAGCCCTCTCGGGCCCTGTGTGTCCCTGATGCCTTCATGTCCGTCTCCCCCACTGAACTGGGAGCTCCCTAAGGGCTTGGTGGAGTCGGACCTGGTCACCACCGAGTACCCAGCCCCTGGCCAGGCAGAAGTTATGGTGACACACTCCATTTCCAAGTGTGTCAGCCCCTTCTGGGGAAGCTGGGGAAGCAATGCCCgcaccctgcctccctccaggcccAGCTGTGGCTCACACTCACCTTTCCCACTCCTCCTCGGCCTCCTCGGCAGTGAGTGTGCGATGCCGGGCCAGCGGCGTGAAGTTATACCAGTTGTGCACAGGGAAGGCCTCAAAGGCCCCATCGGGGCACTGGGTGAAGATATAGTAGGACGTGTTCTCTGTCACACCTCCCTTCTTGATGCCCTTGAACCTGCAGGGAGGCAACGTCACAGCCTGGCCCTCATGACCAGCCCCCTGGCCTGCCCTCTCTCCAGAACCACCTGGGTTCTCTGAGCAAACTCCAAGCCTGAGAGATCTTGGGCCGGCCCTTCAACTGTGTGAGCCTCGATTTTGGCATCTGGAAAGCCGGGCAGCACTCCCCACCTCACGGAGCGAGCTCGGGGCTCCCCTCGTGGTACATATCACGGTCCTTTCTGGAAGGACCGTGTTAGGTGAGCTGTGAAGCAGGGGCGCCGCAGTCACCCCCCTCCGGATTTGCCTCCAGGTTTCTCCTCATGTGCCAGCCtcctcctggcctctgccctcacccTTCCCTGCCCTAAGGTCTGGGAAGTCTTACAGAGTCCCTTTCCCTGCCCACGGCCTTCGAGGCTCCCCTGGGCCCCGGCCCACCCATGCTCCAGCTGCATCCTGGCACCCACCATCCTGCGCTGTGCACCCGCCCTCTGTCACTGTCACACCGTGGAGCTCCGCACACCATTCCCTGCTTTCGTGCACACTGTTCTTCCCGGAGCCCCCTCCATCCACCTGACCTCCCAACCCTCACGGCCCCCGGTCCCCAGGCGGCTGCTCGCTGCGCGTGGTCAGGACAGGCTCTCGGGCTTCCTGTACGTACCCTGGTCCCTAAGGGCTCCCGCACCAGCACCAGCCTGGTTCATCTTCAGAAAGAAAACCCCACGAGGGACGCGGGAGTTCAGGGAGGGACGCCCAGCCGAGTCAGGACGCGAGGGGGTCGCGGGAGGCACTCGCCGCTGCCACCACTTACTTTCTGCCCGACTTGCCGTTGACGCGAAGCAGCCAGGGCTGGTCCTCGGGCCGGAACTCCTTGAGGACGATGCCATACTTCTTCCTCCTCGCCTCCTCGCGAAGCTTGCGGTTGAACTCGCTGCCCGCACCCGACTCGGGCATCTCCTCCTCCTGGTAAATCTTCTTGTTGCTCAGGTCGCGCTCCAGCCGGGCCTGGAGTGACGGAGCAGGCGTGAGGGCAGGCAACAAACCTTCCGTCAGGGCTGCCTGCCTTCGCTCGAGCTGtgcccgccgccccccaccctgcAAGAACACCCGAACGCCCTCTtcaccccacctcccaggctGAGCTGCGGACTTGCAAAGCCAACCTCCTGCTTAGCGAAACAAAAAAGGGGTAGAATGCTGGCCTTCGGTGGTGCATCTGGGTGAAGGCATGTGGGCAACCCTCGTACCAGGTCTACTTGGCAGCTTTGGAAAGTTTGAAATTCTTTCTAAgtcaacatttaaagaaataaatcaataaacaaacaaacagtgagatcattctGGTGAtagggcaaaaacaaaaaacaaggaactGGCCCGCTCTCTGCATTCAGGCCGTTTTCCAAATTTTGATCTTTAAAATGCACGTGCCGCTCACCCTGGAGGTCCCTCCTCCAGACAGCGGAGGTGAAATGACACGCGCAGTGCTGTTTAGCACACCAGTCTGTTGCAGCAGAAGACTGGAAGTCAACCTAATGCACATCAGCGGGGCACTGGCTTGATGCACGGGGCCTCCTCCACACAATGGAAGACAGAGcggccagaaaagaaaaagggggcgACTGTAGGGAACAAGTCCCAAGGCATAGTGACTGAAAAAGGCAAGATGACCCACACTGCTTCCTACTGACAAGAGATTTCAGACAGCTGGGAACAAAAAGATCCTACCAGCTcccaggaagaagggggaaaagtcCCTGGCCCAGGGGCGGGCCACGTTTTTAGAAACAAAGTCTTACTGGCATACAGCCACGCCCACTCGATGTATCCTTGTGCCCTTACTGCGCATGTGCGGACACGCAGCGTTGAGGGGCTGCCGCACAGACACCGGCCAACCAAGTGCAACATAATTACTGGTCCTTTAAGAGCGAGcctactgggggcgcctgggtggcgcagtcggttgagcgtccgacttcagccaggtcacgatctcgcggtccgtgagttcgagccccgcgtcgggctctgggctgatggctcagagcctggagcctgtttccgattctgtgtctccctctctctctgcccctcccctgttcatgctctgtctctcgctgtccccaaaataaataaacgttgaagaaaaaaaaaaaaaaaaaagaaagagcctaCTGACCCCTGATACAAAGGACAAGAGGGAGAATGGCAGAAGCTCTCCACAGCCAACACCAGAAGCCAGAAAACACTGGAACAAAACCCTCACAACTTGAGAGAAAACGGTTACCAGGCTAGCTTATGATACCCAGTCGAGCTACCCAGCCCGAGGCTGGAATCTGGACACTCAGGGGTGCGAGGGAATTGGTGTGCACCCCACACCTTTTTGGGGAGCCGGCCCAGGATGTGCCTCACTACAAAAGGAAGGTAAACAGGCCTGATTACCCGAACACGGTcaccccagagggcagggcccctgCCTGGCGTGTTCACCTTTAGCCCAGGGGAAGATCTCCAGGGACAGTTGCTAAAAGAATGCATTTGGAGGGGGTTTCTGCCCACACGTTGCCCTGGGTGAGCAGCGGCTACCGGAGGAGGGGGATGTCCCCTGTGGTTTTAAGTGCTTAGATGGCTGTACCCGTCCCCTCCCTTGAGTGACTAGTGACAGGGGGGTGTCAACCCAGCAGATTAGTTTTCTCCAGGGAATGTAATCCCCCTCGTTGGTTTTTTAGGGAGTGTGCCGTTTAGGCAATGAAAATTCAAGGGGCTGCATTTCCCTGTGACTAGGTTTTTCGGGAGTGTAACCTCCGTGTAGTGAAAGCAAGGAGTGATGAGTGACGTCCCCCCATGACGATCGGGGAACAGGGTATGTGTAACCCCCAAGTTACTAGCGGCCGGGAGATCACGTGTCTCGAGAGGTGATAACTATGCAGGCTCTGCACCTCAAGGCGGTGGGTGACGAGGGGCATGGACCCTCCAAGGGGACGAGTGGCTGAGGTGCAGACTCCTCTCAGTTCTCATGGATGCCGGGACAGGGCATCTCCTATGGATGACGGATCAAGAGTGGTGGGTTCCCAAGGTATTTACCAAGTCACTCCTCTTAGCGAGGAGTATTTGGGGGCAGGGTACCCGAAGGTGGCTTATTTCTCTCTCCTGGATGGTAAATGATGAAGAATGTCTCCCCACTGAGTGATGACGGGTTTGGAAACACTGCACCCTCTCTGGATAACTTAGGCGAGGCCAGAGGTGGGAGGAACATGCTAGTCTGTATACAAACATGTGGGCAGCTGGCCGTGCTGGCAGGCAGGCACCCTACAAGGGAAGAGGGCGCCTGGAGCAAGTATCTACCTGCCCAATATCCAGAGGAGCACGTCGTTATCATGTCTCTCTCAAATAGTCTCATTTGCTCAGCTGGGTGAagtgaagtttaaaaatagacaaaagaggggacgtctgggtggcttggtcagtgaAGCAtgcgactgcggctcaggtcatgatctcacagttcgtgggttcaagccccgcttcgggctgtctgctgtcagcacaaagcttgctctggatcctctgtctcccctgctctccgcccctcccccactcatactccgtctctcaaaaataaacattaaaaaaaaattttttttaatagccaaaagaggggcgccggggtggctcagttggttgtgtctgagtctcgattttggctcaggtcatgatctcgcagtttgtgggattgagccccatgtcaggctccacgccaGTAGCACacagcccacttgggattctctctcctactcccctggccctcccccccacccccccccaccaaccagcttgtgcatgcacacatgtgcactctctctctctcaaaataaataaacttaaaaaaaaaaaaaaaaaaagtccagagtggcacctgggtggctcaatcagttaagcaaccaactcttgatttcagctcaggtcatgattttacagtctgtgagtttgaaccctgcatcaggctgtctgctgtcagcacagagcccacttcggatcctctgtctccctctcttctgcccctacttgtgctctctctcaaaatgaataaacattaggggcgcctgggtggctcagttggttaagcgtccgacttcagctcaggtcatgatctcacagtccgtgagttcgagccccgcctcgggttctgtgccgacagctcggagcctggagtctgctttgggttctgtgcctccctccctctctgcccctcccctgctcatactctgtctctatctctcagcaataaataaatgttaaaaataataataataataaaataaacaaatacacataaaagaagaaaaagattctctctccccctctcctccgtTGGCTCTTTCTCCCTAAaacagattttagaaaaaaaaaaaaatagtccaaagGCAGACCTGTGCTCGACAACCAGCTGAGCAGTTGGAGCTGCCCGACCACGGGAAGGCCTGACCATGCCGACTTCAGACTTGGGGCCAAGTCCCCTGCTGGGCTGCTCCAGTCTCTGTGGCTTTAAACGCTGCTCCAAATGCCCAGATGTGCCCTCCCGCTCTCCCAACTCACATATCCAACTGCTCACCTACCATCTCCTCCGGGATGTCTAATATAAGACGTCCCAAACTGAACTCCCAAATACTCCATCCATCTGGCCCTGGCACCCCTCAACATCCAATCATTAACCGACCCTACGGGCTCCGCTCCAAACACACTAGAATCCACCCACGCCTCATAACGCTGTTTGCTCCATGCAACCATCACTCGCCTGGACCACAGCCGACGCCTCCACCCTGCACACCCTTCATCTGCCCTTGACCCCACAGTCTGTCTCCTGACAGTGCCTGGATCACTTTATAACTCCcctgtttaaaaaagtttttaattttttaaatgtttatttatttctgagagcaagagaggagagcgagagagcgagacagagcatgactgggggaggggggggagagagagagggagagagagggagacacagaatccataacaggctccaggctctgagctgtcagcacagagcccaacttggggctcaaacctgggaacagcgagatcgtgacctgagctaaagttggacgctcaacccactgaggcacGCAGGGCCCCCCACCCTGATGTAAAACTCTTTAATGGCTTCAATGTTTGTGTTCCACCCCAAAATGCAGATGTTGAAACCTCACCCTCAGTGGGATGGTAGGGGGAGGTGGGGCCTCGGGGAGGGGATTAGGTCACGAGGGTGGAGCCCTTGTGAGTGAGATTAGTGCCCCTACaagagaggcccagagagctccctcacccttTCCGCCATGTGAGGGCAGTGAAAAGACAGCCATCTACGAAGCAGGAGGAAGGCCCGCACCGGACCGAAAACCTGCTGGcgccctgatcttggacttcccagccttcagaattgtgagaaataaacctGTGTCGCTTATACGCCGCCCAGGCTAGGGTGTTCTGTGAAGGCAGCGCCCGTGGACAGAGGTGGCTTCCCAATAGCATCTGTAGGAGgcagccccctccctggcccagaTAACTTGAGGCCAAAAATGCCTGTCAGTGGGCACAACTTGTACATGTTCTCCTTTCACAAGGCCTGGGCAGGTGCAGTTAGGCATCCAAATCTGCCTCACAGGGACGCACCCAGCAGCTCAGCCTGGGCCTCAGCACATCACTGGATCTCCGCTCCAGGAGAGGTGAGGAAACCAAGCCTCAGTTACTACTACCACAAAGGGGAACTGTTACAACCCAGTGCAGGATCCCCTTCTCACACTCACAATGGAGACTTACCTGATTCCAGGTAGCGAAGTTGACTTTATCCGCTGCATTGAAGGCCATGATGTTGTATTTTTTAGTTGTGTTTCTGGAACGGGCAAGAAGGGGCAGTGCTCAGTTACTCGGTCATTTAGCAAACCCTCCCGGGCTCAGCAGTGCTGGGGGCCCACCAAAGACCCCAGGGGTTCCCGGTCTGTCAGGGAACAGATCCATGCCCTCCCAACCCCGTGcggaagaaaagcagaaggaggcacagagatctggGGGAACCAACATGTGGGAATAATGAGGAACTCTgccctggggatgggggagggcaggcagggaatGCTTCCTGGGGGAGGAAAGTCCTGGAGCTGGGTTTTACGGAACCAACAAGAATCCACCCCACAGAGTCACAAGCGGGGAAGAGGCATTCCTGCCAGAGGGAATGCTAGGCCAGAAGGCTGCATCCTGCCGCCTATTGAAgcactcattcattcgttctgCTCCGAACACAGGGATGCCCCCAGAGAGGCCTCGGCTGAACTCCAGCCCCGTCCTCAGGTCCCCCTGCTCGTCAGAGCGAGAAGCACAGGCGGTGCCAGCCATGTCTACGAGCTCAGGGAGGTATAGAACCCCTTTCGGAGAAGTGGGAAGAGGGATCAGGGACTTACTTGGGAACGCGAACGACATACTCGGTGACGTTCTGGCTGCCGGGGCCCTGCGGGCAGAGAAGGCGGGACGGTGAGTGCGGGGCTGCGGAGGCCGCcgcagggaccccccccccccccaactccgcCGCATACTCACGAGGGCCGCCATGGGCGACGACGTTCGGTGGTTCGGGTCCGGTCCGGTCCTGTCCGCGTCCCTCAGTCGCGGGGAAGCCGCTCTCGCGGTGCCGGGTCTCTGGCCCCGACCGAGGACCCCAAGGCCGAGGTGCCACCGATCCTGGGAGCAACTACCGGGAAGCCGTGCTCGCTCGGCCGGCTCGGCGACCACTCGGGTCACGTCTGCGCCTGCGCCTAACCTGGAAGAGAAACTCGGGGTGCGTCGCGATGGCAACCTCCTCCGCGTCACGTATTTCCCCTCGACTCTTTCTAGAGGGAGGAGCCACGACCGACCCGCAGCTGGAGGAAGCGCCGTCTACCGCCCGGACCCGCGCTCGCGGCTCTATATAGGGCTGTTAATTTAATCGGCCCGGTGGACACGCCTCCCCGTGACGACACACTCCGCGGGGCatcctgggaggggagggaggaactgGCCTTCCTCGCGAGCTCTCGCGCGCCTCGCGCATGCGCCACTCCGCTCCGGAAGTGCTCCCAAGGAGGCCGCGTCACCATAGCGACCGAGGTCTCTTTTGCGGCCAGCTGCCACGGCTCCACCTGAGCCTCTTTGGGGTCATTTCCTCCTTCTGCCCGTGGGAGACCTCATCATCTCGCCAAACGATCGGGCCCTTCTGACGCTGAGCCGAGCCAGGAGGCGTCagagcctgggtgggggtggggcgcgaCCACTCCACGGGCCGCGGGCGGGATGGGTCTGTGCAAGTCCAAGCTGCCCCACAAGGGCAGGGCCTTGAGATCCAGGAGAAGGGTAACAtcgcggggggcggggaggggctggaTCACTGGGGGGAAGTAAGGAGGCTATGAAGGGCATGAGGGAGGTACATACAGGTGCCCACACCCCAAGTTCAGGTGTGCGCATGACCCCCACCCACCCGTGGTGGTAACACAACTGCACATGCTGGAGGATCAGCCCTTCTTTGATCCacttgagcacctgctgtgccaGGTTCTGGGCACTCCACGGTGAACGTGTCAAACTAGCTCCCTGGCCCCCTGGAGATTACAGCGTAGTGAAGGAGGCGGTCTCAGAAAATGGGATCTATGAGCAGGAGGGGACAGGGCTGCCACAGGGAAAGAGGCGCCCGCTCTGAGGGCTCCGGGAAGAGGGGAGGTTTATGCTCCGCCCCGTGGAATGCCTAGGAATTCACTAAGCAAAGGCGGAAGGAAGCAAGACAGCAAAGTTGCGCTATAAACTACCACACTCCACAGACATGCCTGGTAGCCATGGGCGTGCATTTACTCATCGCCCACTACTGTATGTCAGGAACCGTGCCAACTATTAGAAATATTGGGACCAGCAAGACAGAAAcagtccttgccctcatggagtaGAGTCTGGCTGGGGAGAGAAGCAAGAGCAAGTAAACAGGCGAAATCGTTACTAATCGTGGCTGTTGCTGTGGAAGACATGGGGCTCTGAGATGGAACGATGGGGTGGGAGGCTCTTAGAGTCTGACAGGTCGGCTGTGACCTGAAGGAAGAGGAGCAGGGACTTACtgcagcagggaggaggcagggcacaGGACAGCAGGAGAAGGATAAGTTTGGCAAGTTCAAGGGACAGAAGAGGCCCCTGGGGCTGGACCAgcgtgaaggaggaggagggtggtgtGGGATAAGTCTGGGGGATGGGCGAGTCCCCGCCCCACTCTGAGCCGGTTTCCTCAAGTGTAAAGTGGGATAGTAGAGTCACTGAGATTCTTCAAGGAGATGCTGTGTGAAGGCCTGGCCTGCTCAAGTTCACATCCTCCCGGCTACCTGTAACAGAACTAACGATGCCATGCCTGAGTGTACCATTGGGCATGGATGTGCACCCCCAGATGCCACCCTAGGGCATAGCAAAGTGGGTATTCCAGGAGACCTGTGTCCATTGTCACTCACCCAAGGACACACACTAAGCTGTGGACACAGTCACCTCAGCGTGTGTTGGCTCCTGTAGGCATCAAaccctctctccacctcttcccTGGGCCCCCCAGACATCCTCAAGTCCGCTCTGATCATCTTCGTG
This sequence is a window from Prionailurus bengalensis isolate Pbe53 chromosome A2, Fcat_Pben_1.1_paternal_pri, whole genome shotgun sequence. Protein-coding genes within it:
- the GTF2F1 gene encoding general transcription factor IIF subunit 1 isoform X3 produces the protein MAALGPGSQNVTEYVVRVPKNTTKKYNIMAFNAADKVNFATWNQARLERDLSNKKIYQEEEMPESGAGSEFNRKLREEARRKKYGIVLKEFRPEDQPWLLRVNGKSGRKFKGIKKGGVTENTSYYIFTQCPDGAFEAFPVHNWYNFTPLARHRTLTAEEAEEEWERRNKVLNHFSIMQQRRLKDQDQDEEDEEKEKRSRKKASELRIHDLEDDLEMSSDDSEASGEEGGRAPKAKKKAPPAKGGRKKKKKKGSDDEAFEDSDDGDFEGQEVDYMSDGSSSQDELEGKPKVTQQEEGPKGVDEQSESSEESEEEKPPEEDKEEEEEKKAPTPQEKKRRKDSSDESDSSEESDIDSEASSALFMAKKKTPPKRERRPSGGSSRGNSRPGTPSAESGSTSSTLRAAATKLEQGKRTNETPVAKRLRLDAGPQSLSGKSTPQPQSGKSTPSSGDVQVTEDAVRRYLTRKPMTTKDLLKKFQTKKTGLSSEQTVNVLAQILKRLNPERKMISDKMHFSLKE
- the GTF2F1 gene encoding general transcription factor IIF subunit 1 isoform X2, with the protein product MAALGPGSQNVTEYVVRVPKNTTKKYNIMAFNAADKVNFATWNQARLERDLSNKKIYQEEEMPESGAGSEFNRKLREEARRKKYGIVLKEFRPEDQPWLLRVNGKSGRKFKGIKKGGVTENTSYYIFTQCPDGAFEAFPVHNWYNFTPLARHRTLTAEEAEEEWERRNKVLNHFSIMQQRRLKDQDQDEEDEEKEKRSRKKASELRIHDLEDDLEMSSDDSEASGEEGGRAPKAKKKAPPAKGGRKKKKKKGSDDEAFEDSDDGDFEGQEVDYMSDGSSSSQDELEGKPKVTQQEEGPKGVDEQSESSEESEEEKPPEEDKEEEEEKKAPTPQEKKRRKDSSDESDSSEESDIDSEASSALFMAKKKTPPKRERRPSGGSSRGNSRPGTPSAESGSTSSTLRAAATKLEQGKRTNETPVAKRLRLDAGPQSLSGKSTPQPQSGKSTPSSGDVQVTEDAVRRYLTRKPMTTKDLLKKFQTKKTGLSSEQTVNVLAQILKRLNPERKMISDKMHFSLKE
- the GTF2F1 gene encoding general transcription factor IIF subunit 1 isoform X1 — its product is MAALGPGSQNVTEYVVRVPKNTTKKYNIMAFNAADKVNFATWNQARLERDLSNKKIYQEEEMPESGAGSEFNRKLREEARRKKYGIVLKEFRPEDQPWLLRVNGKSGRKFKGIKKGGVTENTSYYIFTQCPDGAFEAFPVHNWYNFTPLARHRTLTAEEAEEEWERRNKVLNHFSIMQQRRLKDQDQDEEDEEKEKRSRKKASELRIHDLEDDLEMSSDDSEASGEEGGRAPKAKKKAPPAKGGRKKKKKKGSDDEAFEDSDDGDFEGQEVDYMSDGSSSSQDELEGKPKVTQQEEGPKGVDEQSESSEESEEEKPPEEDKEEEEEKKAPTPQEKKRRKDSSDESDSSEESDIDSEASSALFMAKKKTPPKRERRPSGGSSRGNSRPGTPSAESGSTSSTLRAAATKLEQGEQGRRPTPRRDLLTFALSLPSCLRNRGQSWGRGLSTPGPPGHGVPAPLLLGPWGSSPPGPGLNPSPAPPGKRTNETPVAKRLRLDAGPQSLSGKSTPQPQSGKSTPSSGDVQVTEDAVRRYLTRKPMTTKDLLKKFQTKKTGLSSEQTVNVLAQILKRLNPERKMISDKMHFSLKE